The following DNA comes from Lentimicrobiaceae bacterium.
AGAAGATTTAATTTCAACCGATGCCTTAAAAAATTCGGGTTATGGAATTATTCATAAAGATTCGCCCGACTTTAGGGGCATTGATGTTGCCTTGCTTTATAAGGTAAACAGTTTTAGAGTTATAAATGTAACCTACCATAATTTATATTTGGATTACGACCCCGACTATCGTACCCGTTTGCAATTGTGCGCTACCGGTTTGTTAGACAACGATACCATAAGTATTATAGTTAACCATTGGCCATCAAGGGGCAACGACGAGAAATACAGAGTATCGGCTGCACAATTGACACGCAAAATAGTAGACTCGCTATATACGGTCAGCAGCAATGCCAGAATATTTGTTATAGGCGATTTTAACGACGACCCTGTTGATAGAACTATTTTGAAAGTGCTTGGAGCAACCGGAAGAGACCATAAGGTTGAAGATAAAGGACTCTTTAATCCCATGTGGAAATTGTTTAAAAGGGGTATAGGCTCGTTGGCATACAGAGATTCGTGGAATATTTTCGACCAAATAATAATCTCAAAACCCTTGTTGGATAAAAAAAGTAAATCGTGGTTTTTTCATAAAGCACACGTTTTTAATAAACCTTACTTAATAGCTAAAGACGGACAGTATAAAGGCTATCCGCTAAGAACTTACTCTTACGGCATCTTTATAAACGGCTATAGCGACCATTTACCTGTTTATGTAGTAATTGGCAAATATGTTGAATAAGAAAAGTGATTAACAATTATTAATCACTTGTGTTGATAAATAACTTGATAATACATAAAGTTGGTATTGAATTTGATGGAAAAATATTTATTATAAGTGAATATTAAATAAAACTTTAGAACTATGTATTGGACACTTGAATTAGCATCGAAACTTGAAGATGCACCATGGCCCGCAACTAAAGACGAACTAATCGACTATTGCATTCGAAGTGGAGCTCCAATGGAAATTGTAGAAAACCTACAAGAAATAGAAGATGAGGGCGAAGTTTACGATAATATAGAAGATTTGTGGCCTGATTACCCATCTAAAGAAGATTTCTTCTTTCACGAAGATGAATATTAAGTTGTATTCAATCTTTTAATCAAAGTTTAATTTATTAATAAAATCAAAAGTGCCTTTCGGCACTTTTTTGTTTTTATACTTCCTCGTTATTAATATAAAATTAACCTTAAACCTGCTAAATTTGATTTTTATACTTAATCTAAATAAAAAGTATATTTACATTTGGCTAATTAGCAACAACTTATAATTAAAAATTGCGTTTTGCAATCCTTTTAAAACCTTAACAAATATTTTTTTTATTGACGGCGTTCTGTTATTTTTGCAGATTGAAAGATAGGACAAATATTTACTTCAAGAAGCAATAACAAAATATAAAAATGAAATTAAAGGATATAGTTAGTAAAATCGATGCAAAAGTAGTTTGCGGTGAAAATTGGGAAGATGCTGATATAGAATTTGCTTTTGCTTCCGACCTTATGAGCGATGTACTTACGCTTCATTGCGAAAAGCTATTGCTGATAACCGGATTGTGCAATCTTCAAACAATACGAACTGCCGAAATGTCGGACATACAACACATAGTACTTGTTAGAAACAAAAAAGCTACGCAAGATATGGTTGAACTTGCCGAAGAAAACGACATAGTTATTATTGAGTGCCCACATTCTATGTTTAAAGCAGTTGGAGAATTATATCAAACCGGATTAAAACCCGTTTTTTAAAACTTTTACAGATGCAATTTGTTTACGAAGTAGAAGCAGGGAATTTTACAAAAGCTGGGAATGCTTCCAGCGATTTTAAAAAAGTATTAAAACAACTTAACGTACCGCCGCAAATAATTAAACGTACTGTTATTGCTTTGTATGAAGGTGAAGTTAATATTGTCGCACATTCGTTGGGTGGAAAAATTGAATGCGAAATAACACCTGATCACGTAGTAATAAATCTAATAGACGTTGGACCCGGTATCCCTGATATAGAAAAAGCTATGCAAGAAGGTTATTCAACCGCAAGTGCAGCAGTTAGAGAAATGGGATTTGGAGCCGGTATGGGACTTAGCAATATGAAGAGAAACACAGATAGCATGCACATTACTAGCTCTAAAGAAGACGGAACAACAGTTACACTTAAAATTAACTTAACTTAACCTGATAAAACAATACTAAACAATGGAAAAAGCCTTTTTTTATCATGCACTTAAAGTCGACCATCAGTTATGTTATGGTTGTTCTAAGTGTATGAACTCTTGTCCTACAGAGGCAATAAGAGTAAAAAATGGCAAGGCTTTTATATCCGACAACAGATGTATTGATTGCGGCAAATGCTTTGAAGTGTGTCCGGTAAACGCTATATACATCAAACAAGACGATTTTGACGAAATAAATAACTACAAACACAGAATTGCGCTCGTTCCTGAGGTGTTTTTCGGTCAATTTCCCGATAGGTATTCAAAAACTCAAATATGCAATGCCATTATGGCGATAGGTTTTACCAACGTGGCAGTTGCAGAGATAAGTGTCCCGTATTTAATCAATAAAATCAACGAGTATTGTGATAAAAACAAAGACATAAGTCCTATAATATCATCATTTTGTCCTGCAGTTGTTCGTCTTGTCCAAGTTAAATTTCCTTCGCTTACTCCGAATATTTTGTTACTCAAAACTCCGTTAGACGTAACAGCCATTGCTGTTAAGCAAGAGCTAACATCGAATAACATCCCTGAAGAAGAAATAGGACTCTTTTATATTACTCCTTGCG
Coding sequences within:
- a CDS encoding endonuclease/exonuclease/phosphatase family protein, whose amino-acid sequence is EDLISTDALKNSGYGIIHKDSPDFRGIDVALLYKVNSFRVINVTYHNLYLDYDPDYRTRLQLCATGLLDNDTISIIVNHWPSRGNDEKYRVSAAQLTRKIVDSLYTVSSNARIFVIGDFNDDPVDRTILKVLGATGRDHKVEDKGLFNPMWKLFKRGIGSLAYRDSWNIFDQIIISKPLLDKKSKSWFFHKAHVFNKPYLIAKDGQYKGYPLRTYSYGIFINGYSDHLPVYVVIGKYVE
- a CDS encoding DUF2795 domain-containing protein, which gives rise to MYWTLELASKLEDAPWPATKDELIDYCIRSGAPMEIVENLQEIEDEGEVYDNIEDLWPDYPSKEDFFFHEDEY
- a CDS encoding ATP-binding protein, which encodes MQFVYEVEAGNFTKAGNASSDFKKVLKQLNVPPQIIKRTVIALYEGEVNIVAHSLGGKIECEITPDHVVINLIDVGPGIPDIEKAMQEGYSTASAAVREMGFGAGMGLSNMKRNTDSMHITSSKEDGTTVTLKINLT